The Salvia miltiorrhiza cultivar Shanhuang (shh) chromosome 1, IMPLAD_Smil_shh, whole genome shotgun sequence genome has a window encoding:
- the LOC131004599 gene encoding uncharacterized protein LOC131004599 isoform X1, with protein MTTKFEHPIINPLTRNNNFAVITHHCHPKPQGCLLTVKNPPSMDRILESHKIESMRKKMLMQEQLFKHQVQTYISHFQILSLWFYAQLKHCDPNFQVQELHRLYNQQRKVMQEIENGLKQRKETDTTVSEFTIRHHHHSQTETESKQSFEKEYTNQSSAAEKAPRPIKFDLENTPSSSMPPFGDDDDDGLKKMDEVEVELTLSIGHCTRKGRSEIQDSASSSSTKTDNAMSSSSVYQETTRPHWLLQDLSLNRT; from the coding sequence ATGACAACCAAATTTGAGCATCCGATAATAAATCCGTTGACTAGAAACAACAACTTTGCTGTGATCACTCATCACTGCCATCCAAAACCACAAGGCTGTCTGCTCACAGTGAAGAATCCTCCTTCCATGGATAGGATTCTTGAATCCCACAAAATCGAGTCGATGAGGAAGAAGATGCTTATGCAAGAACAACTCTTCAAGCACCAGGTACAAACATACATATCCCACTTCCAAATTCTCTCACTTTGGTTTTATGCTCAACTCAAGCATTGTGATCCAAATTTTCAGGTGCAGGAGCTGCACAGGCTATACAATCAGCAGAGGAAGGTGATGCAAGAAATCGAAAACGGGCTAAAACAACGAAAGGAGACAGACACAACCGTATCCGAGTTTACTATTAGGCATCACCATCATAGTCAAACAGAAACAGAATCCAAACAGAGTTTTGAAAAGGAATATACAAATCAAAGTAGCGCAGCAGAGAAGGCGCCAAGGCCCATCAAGTTCGATCTCGAGAACACCCCATCGTCAAGCATGCCTCCATTtggagatgatgatgatgatgggttGAAAAAGATGGacgaggtggaggtggagctCACGCTGAGCATCGGGCATTGCACCAGGAAAGGAAGATCGGAGATTCAAGATTCTGCTTCCTCTTCCTCCACCAAAACGGATAACGCGATGAGCAGCTCGAGCGTGTATCAAGAAACTACGCGGCCGCATTGGCTGCTGCAGGATCTCAGCTTGAATAGAACGTGA
- the LOC131004599 gene encoding uncharacterized protein LOC131004599 isoform X2, with the protein MTTKFEHPIINPLTRNNNFAVITHHCHPKPQGCLLTVKNPPSMDRILESHKIESMRKKMLMQEQLFKHQVQELHRLYNQQRKVMQEIENGLKQRKETDTTVSEFTIRHHHHSQTETESKQSFEKEYTNQSSAAEKAPRPIKFDLENTPSSSMPPFGDDDDDGLKKMDEVEVELTLSIGHCTRKGRSEIQDSASSSSTKTDNAMSSSSVYQETTRPHWLLQDLSLNRT; encoded by the exons ATGACAACCAAATTTGAGCATCCGATAATAAATCCGTTGACTAGAAACAACAACTTTGCTGTGATCACTCATCACTGCCATCCAAAACCACAAGGCTGTCTGCTCACAGTGAAGAATCCTCCTTCCATGGATAGGATTCTTGAATCCCACAAAATCGAGTCGATGAGGAAGAAGATGCTTATGCAAGAACAACTCTTCAAGCACCAG GTGCAGGAGCTGCACAGGCTATACAATCAGCAGAGGAAGGTGATGCAAGAAATCGAAAACGGGCTAAAACAACGAAAGGAGACAGACACAACCGTATCCGAGTTTACTATTAGGCATCACCATCATAGTCAAACAGAAACAGAATCCAAACAGAGTTTTGAAAAGGAATATACAAATCAAAGTAGCGCAGCAGAGAAGGCGCCAAGGCCCATCAAGTTCGATCTCGAGAACACCCCATCGTCAAGCATGCCTCCATTtggagatgatgatgatgatgggttGAAAAAGATGGacgaggtggaggtggagctCACGCTGAGCATCGGGCATTGCACCAGGAAAGGAAGATCGGAGATTCAAGATTCTGCTTCCTCTTCCTCCACCAAAACGGATAACGCGATGAGCAGCTCGAGCGTGTATCAAGAAACTACGCGGCCGCATTGGCTGCTGCAGGATCTCAGCTTGAATAGAACGTGA
- the LOC131004559 gene encoding peroxidase 16, giving the protein MRNQTPLLLLPLILAILTTSATAQLRTDFYRNTCPNVESIVRAAVQNKFRQTFVTAPATLRLFFHDCFVRGCDASIMIASPNGQAEKDHPDNLSLAGDGFDTVVKAKAAVDSNPQCRNKVSCADILALAARDVVNLAGGPNYPVELGRRDGRISSIASVQRRLPGPGMNLDQLRSMFAGHGLDTTDLVALSGAHTIGFSHCSRFSSRVRPRVDRSLNLQYAAQLQQMCPVNVDPRIAINMDPASPNNFDNAYFRNLQGGRGLFTSDQVLFTDARSRNAVNQFASSNAAFFQAFATAMTKLGRVDVLTGNKGEIRIDCTRPN; this is encoded by the exons atgaGGAATCAAACACCATTACTTTTGCTTCCTCTCATTCTTGCCATCCTAACCACCTCCGCCACTGCTCAACTAAGAACCGATTTCTACAGAAACACATGCCCCAATGTCGAGTCCATTGTCCGGGCCGCCGTGCAGAACAAGTTCCGGCAGACTTTCGTCACCGCTCCAGCCACCCTCCGCCTCTTCTTCCACGACTGTTTCGTCAGG GGATGCGACGCCTCCATTATGATAGCCTCGCCTAACGGGCAGGCGGAGAAGGACCACCCCGACAACCTTTCGCTGGCCGGAGATGGTTTCGACACGGTTGTTAAGGCCAAGGCAGCTGTGGACAGCAACCCTCAGTGCCGCAACAAAGTTTCATGTGCTGATATTTTAGCATTGGCTGCAAGAGATGTTGTCAACTTG GCTGGAGGTCCAAACTACCCAGTGGAACTAGGAAGAAGAGATGGTAGAATTTCTAGCATAGCCAGCGTCCAACGCCGTCTACCCGGACCGGGCATGAATCTGGACCAGCTCCGGTCCATGTTCGCTGGGCACGGGCTCGACACGACAGATCTGGTGGCATTATCAGGGGCGCACACGATCGGTTTCTCCCACTGCAGCCGGTTCTCGAGCCGGGTGCGGCCCCGGGTGGACCGGTCGCTGAACCTGCAGTACGCGGCGCAGCTGCAGCAGATGTGCCCCGTGAACGTGGACCCGCGCATCGCCATCAACATGGATCCGGCGTCGCCCAACAACTTCGACAACGCCTACTTCAGAAACTTGCAGGGCGGGAGGGGCCTCTTCACGTCGGATCAGGTGCTCTTCACCGACGCTCGCTCCAGGAACGCCGTCAACCAGTTCGCCTCCAGCAACGCCGCCTTCTTCCAGGCTTTCGCCACCGCCATGACCAAGCTCGGGAGAGTCGACGTGCTCACTGGGAACAAGGGTGAGATTAGGATTGATTGCACCAGGCCTAATTAA